In Salmo salar chromosome ssa03, Ssal_v3.1, whole genome shotgun sequence, a single genomic region encodes these proteins:
- the LOC123741679 gene encoding interferon a3-like — protein MGSISFWMCLVMTICTWNKTIGCTWMRTLPRSPSMFQVFSNNTITMLQKMGHEVSRDPQITFPDKQYRQVNNFKAEEQMAFISHTLNAIKKLYSSGKYESTAWDQKGVDKFMNDLYRQTSELDQCVKSMKTRLSKSVKRVNKKMSLHFKFLKNYLKREEYSASGWEDIRTVVLAHLQRLDTTLSSQ, from the exons ATGGGTTCAATAAGCTTTTGGATGTGCTTGGTCATGACGATTTGCACCTGGAATAAAACCATCGGATGCACGTGGATGAGGACACTGCCTCGGTCTCCGAGCATGTTCCAAGTGTTCAGCAACAACACCATAACGATGCTTCAGAAAATG GGTCATGAAGTCTCTCGAGATCCTCAGATCACTTTCCCTGACAAACAATACAGACAAGTCAATAATTTCAAG GCTGAGGAACAGATGGCCTTCATTTCGCATACTCTGAACGCTATAAAGAAATTGTACAGCAGTGGTAAATATGAGTCCACCGCCTGGGACCAGAAAGGAGTTGACAAGTTTATGAATGACCTCTATCGCCAGACCTCGGAGCTGGACCAATGC GTAAAGTCTATGAAAACTAGACTATCAAAATCTGTCAAAAGAGTGAACAAAAAGATGAGCCTTCACTTCAAGTTCCTGAAGAATTACTTGAAACGCGAG GAATACAGCGCAAGCGGCTGGGAAGACATAAGGACAGTGGTGCTGGCACACCTACAAAGACTAGACACAACATTAAGTAGCCAATGA